Proteins found in one Rhodospirillales bacterium genomic segment:
- a CDS encoding branched-chain amino acid ABC transporter permease, which yields MMALAAIVVDSLVYASWLFIVSIGLTLIFGVMNVLNVAHGSLYALGAYTAAWGVGMYVGGAPDAGFVLLAIMLVAAIVVGVLVGILIERGVLRWVYGRDEIVIVLATYAVFLVLEDVMKLIFGAESYIAFQPRFLFGTISVAGIPYVGYDLLLVPLVALIGVGIWAAIHRTRPGKLLMAVIYDREIASALGINVARFFTVTFLCGAVLGALGGALSAPLISVVPGIGVELIVLAFAVVVIGGLGSVEGAAIGALLVGLGRTAAVFFRPELELFVVFVVMTVVLAVRPEGLFGKPQTRRI from the coding sequence GATCGTCGTCGACAGTCTTGTGTACGCGTCCTGGCTGTTCATCGTCTCGATCGGCCTCACCCTGATTTTCGGGGTGATGAACGTCCTGAACGTTGCCCACGGAAGCCTGTACGCGCTTGGAGCGTACACGGCCGCCTGGGGCGTGGGCATGTACGTTGGCGGGGCGCCGGACGCCGGGTTCGTGCTGCTTGCCATCATGCTGGTTGCCGCCATCGTCGTCGGGGTTCTTGTCGGCATCCTGATTGAGCGCGGCGTGCTGCGTTGGGTTTACGGACGAGATGAAATCGTAATCGTTCTGGCAACTTACGCGGTCTTCCTGGTCCTCGAAGACGTCATGAAGCTGATCTTCGGGGCGGAATCCTACATCGCATTTCAACCCCGCTTCCTGTTCGGGACGATATCGGTCGCGGGAATACCGTACGTGGGGTACGACCTGCTCCTCGTGCCATTGGTGGCGCTGATCGGCGTCGGGATCTGGGCGGCGATCCACCGCACGCGACCCGGGAAGCTCTTGATGGCGGTGATTTATGATCGAGAGATCGCGTCTGCTCTCGGGATCAACGTGGCCCGGTTCTTCACGGTGACCTTCCTCTGTGGGGCCGTCCTGGGCGCGTTGGGCGGCGCTCTCAGTGCCCCGTTGATTTCGGTCGTTCCGGGGATCGGCGTCGAGCTGATTGTACTGGCGTTTGCCGTGGTGGTGATCGGTGGGCTGGGCTCCGTGGAGGGAGCCGCGATTGGCGCGCTGCTGGTGGGACTGGGTCGGACGGCCGCGGTGTTTTTCCGTCCCGAGTTGGAATTGTTCGTCGTGTTCGTGGTCATGACGGTGGTCCTGGCAGTACGACCGGAAGGCCTGTTCGGCAAGCCGCAAACCCGTCGCATATGA
- a CDS encoding branched-chain amino acid ABC transporter permease — protein sequence MTALRNIRPTTAGIALAAAVLLGLWPLLPAWAAHTTAVSLGGGLVALGLMILIRFGLVSFGQGLFFAIGGYAAALANQFLGITDMLVLSVAGIAAAGAIAWALGYIVRGHRGIFFAMLNLAFSMILFGILAKTVALGSTDGFSVGVPTLLGVAPGPEAGRLTFVLFGFIVISSALVAWIVDRILASPVGYAGQGVRENELRLRYLGVSARGAVHLAYIMAAKLAALGGVFTVLLIGHVTPEDTAYWTKSGEFVFVAILGGAGNVAAPFIAQTVFELVRTFALQYVPEAWQMLLGITLLLVILFLPGGLWSLVDRLRGRNA from the coding sequence ATGACGGCGCTTCGGAATATCCGTCCGACGACGGCCGGCATTGCGCTGGCCGCAGCGGTGCTGCTCGGCCTCTGGCCGCTGCTGCCCGCGTGGGCGGCCCATACTACAGCCGTATCACTTGGCGGGGGTCTGGTCGCCCTCGGACTGATGATCCTGATTCGATTCGGTCTCGTGTCCTTTGGACAGGGTCTGTTCTTCGCCATTGGCGGCTACGCCGCTGCCCTGGCCAATCAGTTTCTCGGCATCACCGACATGCTGGTCCTGAGCGTGGCCGGGATCGCGGCGGCCGGCGCGATTGCATGGGCTCTCGGTTATATCGTCCGGGGGCACCGGGGCATCTTTTTCGCGATGCTGAATCTGGCGTTCTCGATGATCCTGTTCGGGATACTGGCCAAGACCGTGGCGCTGGGAAGCACCGACGGATTCAGCGTGGGCGTGCCGACATTGCTCGGGGTCGCGCCGGGCCCGGAAGCTGGACGGCTCACCTTCGTGCTGTTCGGCTTCATCGTGATTTCGAGCGCGCTCGTTGCATGGATCGTGGATCGGATCCTGGCCAGCCCGGTCGGCTATGCCGGCCAAGGCGTGCGGGAGAACGAGCTGCGGCTCCGCTACCTAGGTGTCTCCGCCCGTGGAGCCGTCCACCTGGCCTACATCATGGCGGCGAAACTTGCGGCGCTCGGCGGCGTGTTCACGGTGCTGCTCATCGGTCATGTGACCCCCGAGGACACCGCCTACTGGACGAAGTCGGGCGAGTTCGTGTTCGTGGCGATCCTGGGTGGGGCCGGCAACGTCGCGGCTCCGTTCATCGCGCAGACGGTGTTCGAGCTGGTCCGCACGTTTGCCCTGCAATACGTCCCGGAAGCGTGGCAGATGTTGCTCGGCATCACCCTCCTCCTGGTCATTCTCTTCCTGCCGGGCGGCCTGTGGTCGCTGGTCGACCGACTGCGGGGACGAAATGCCTGA
- a CDS encoding ABC transporter ATP-binding protein, whose protein sequence is MPEALLETRGLGKTFGAVVAAEDVSVSVAAGEIVGVIGANGAGKTTFCNMVTGYLTPDRGRILFRGTDITGCTVGEATAAGIHRSFQIPQLFPGLTVYENLLLSVGVFGHRRPPWWKPLVRPEIQEAARRVMEQYRISDSAETRVDRLPQGVRKLLDIAMAMVGGPAMILLDEPTSGISTEEKFDVMGNVIDALRSSGATVLFVEHDMDVVGRYADRVIAFREGRVLADGAPQEVLENPAVIEHVVGRRPPRSSDA, encoded by the coding sequence ATGCCTGAAGCGCTGCTCGAGACCCGCGGACTGGGGAAGACCTTTGGTGCGGTGGTCGCCGCCGAAGACGTCAGCGTGTCGGTTGCAGCTGGCGAGATCGTCGGCGTGATCGGAGCCAACGGCGCCGGGAAAACGACGTTCTGCAACATGGTGACCGGTTACCTCACGCCGGACCGGGGACGGATCCTTTTCCGCGGCACGGACATCACCGGTTGCACCGTCGGCGAGGCCACAGCGGCCGGGATCCACCGCTCGTTCCAGATCCCGCAACTGTTTCCGGGTCTCACCGTGTACGAGAACCTGCTGCTGTCAGTGGGGGTGTTCGGCCACCGCCGGCCCCCCTGGTGGAAGCCGCTCGTCCGGCCGGAGATCCAAGAGGCAGCGCGCCGGGTGATGGAGCAGTATCGCATTTCGGACTCGGCCGAGACGCGGGTGGACCGGTTGCCCCAGGGCGTGCGGAAGTTGCTCGACATCGCCATGGCGATGGTGGGCGGACCTGCCATGATCCTACTGGATGAACCGACCAGCGGGATCAGCACCGAGGAGAAGTTCGACGTGATGGGCAACGTGATCGATGCGCTTCGCTCGTCAGGGGCAACGGTCCTGTTCGTCGAGCACGACATGGACGTGGTGGGACGTTACGCCGACCGCGTCATCGCGTTCCGCGAGGGGCGGGTGTTGGCGGATGGCGCGCCGCAGGAGGTGCTCGAGAACCCGGCCGTCATCGAGCACGTGGTCGGCCGCCGCCCGCCACGATCTTCCGATGCTTGA
- a CDS encoding ATP-binding cassette domain-containing protein: MLETRKLTVKFGGSTILHDVDLRVEGFTGLVGRNGAGKTTLMRAVMGLIRTHSGHVLLNGQDITAVPAHRRTRAGVGYMPEDRRLIPGLTVEENLLLPAWGSRRPDGQDRCERALAYVSEVADMRSRRVEQLSGGQQKLVALARALVSGEQVLLLDEPFEGVAPALALRLSEVLANLQKEGTTVLISESEMDRAGSLFERTYLIERGAVEPWGSA, translated from the coding sequence ATGCTTGAGACCCGGAAACTGACCGTCAAGTTCGGGGGCAGCACGATCCTGCATGACGTCGACCTGCGGGTCGAAGGGTTCACCGGACTGGTCGGGCGAAACGGCGCCGGCAAGACCACGTTGATGCGGGCGGTGATGGGACTGATTCGCACCCACTCCGGACACGTGCTCCTGAACGGCCAGGACATCACCGCAGTTCCCGCCCATCGGCGCACGCGTGCGGGTGTCGGGTACATGCCGGAGGACCGGCGCCTGATCCCGGGCCTGACCGTGGAGGAAAACCTGCTGCTGCCTGCATGGGGATCGCGGCGTCCGGACGGCCAAGACCGCTGCGAACGCGCACTCGCCTACGTCTCGGAAGTTGCCGACATGCGCTCGCGCCGCGTCGAGCAGCTGTCAGGGGGGCAGCAGAAGCTGGTGGCGCTGGCGCGCGCATTGGTGTCCGGCGAGCAGGTATTGCTGCTCGACGAACCCTTTGAGGGAGTGGCTCCGGCCCTCGCGCTGAGACTGTCGGAGGTCCTGGCAAACCTCCAGAAAGAAGGCACGACCGTGCTGATCTCTGAATCAGAAATGGACAGGGCCGGCAGTCTCTTCGAGCGCACCTACCTGATCGAGCGGGGCGCTGTGGAGCCGTGGGGCTCCGCTTGA
- a CDS encoding extracellular solute-binding protein — protein sequence MAGLPALSRRRFLGTGSAAAVAMAAPYVKTAHSAGRLELGVQDHWVPGVNPVVERICAEWGQQNNVDVKVDFITSVGNKLALTAQAEARAGTGHDIFQMGLWGPSIQRTKLEPLDDVIADVEADVGPMDPAAKYCFFIDGAWRSSPVAVMGQTHAFNSRIDHFRDIAGIDLPDIFPAGPRDPAKVATWTYGTLLTAAQKLHAAGFGFGAPLSPTPDGTFWLAPLFAAFGAVLVDADRQITVNSDETRAVLEYMKELSQFMSDSVYAWDDASNNRWMLSGRGSAVINPPSPWAVAKRDAPELAPLIWHHDLPVGPRGRFRHLIPNGWGIWHFSSNKEAAKDLLRHMATREVAEQLVTASKGYEAIIFDSFRDFGVVEEAGPPAGTLYNYAPRGDEQLILCGTPAPNDVAAQIFTQGVFGNLVARVTSHNEALDDAIAWAENELEGFLRG from the coding sequence ATGGCAGGACTTCCAGCTCTCAGCAGGCGTCGTTTTCTCGGAACGGGCTCAGCGGCAGCAGTCGCGATGGCCGCCCCCTATGTCAAGACCGCCCATTCGGCCGGACGACTGGAGCTTGGCGTCCAGGACCACTGGGTGCCTGGCGTCAACCCCGTGGTGGAACGAATCTGCGCCGAATGGGGGCAGCAGAACAATGTTGACGTCAAGGTCGACTTCATCACGAGTGTCGGCAACAAGCTCGCGCTGACGGCGCAGGCAGAAGCCCGCGCCGGTACCGGCCACGACATCTTCCAGATGGGATTGTGGGGCCCGAGCATCCAGCGAACGAAGCTCGAACCGCTTGATGACGTGATCGCCGACGTCGAGGCCGACGTCGGCCCGATGGACCCGGCCGCCAAGTACTGCTTCTTCATCGACGGGGCCTGGCGGTCGTCACCGGTGGCCGTCATGGGCCAGACCCACGCATTCAACAGCCGGATCGACCATTTTCGCGATATTGCCGGGATTGATCTGCCCGACATCTTTCCGGCTGGCCCGCGTGATCCCGCGAAGGTCGCTACCTGGACCTATGGCACCCTGCTGACCGCCGCACAGAAACTGCATGCCGCGGGCTTCGGGTTCGGTGCCCCTTTGTCGCCGACACCGGACGGGACGTTCTGGCTCGCACCGTTGTTCGCGGCTTTCGGCGCGGTCCTGGTGGACGCCGACCGTCAAATTACGGTCAACAGTGACGAAACCCGCGCCGTGCTCGAGTACATGAAGGAACTCAGTCAGTTCATGTCCGATTCGGTCTATGCATGGGACGACGCGAGCAACAATCGCTGGATGCTGTCGGGGCGCGGCTCCGCGGTGATCAATCCGCCGAGCCCGTGGGCCGTGGCGAAACGCGACGCCCCCGAGCTCGCGCCGTTGATTTGGCACCATGATCTGCCCGTCGGCCCGCGCGGACGCTTTCGGCACCTGATCCCGAACGGCTGGGGCATCTGGCATTTTTCATCGAACAAGGAAGCCGCCAAGGACTTGCTACGGCACATGGCAACCCGCGAAGTGGCGGAGCAGCTGGTGACCGCGAGCAAGGGCTATGAAGCGATCATCTTCGATTCCTTCCGTGACTTCGGCGTGGTCGAAGAGGCCGGCCCACCAGCGGGCACCCTGTACAACTACGCGCCGCGTGGCGACGAACAACTCATTCTGTGCGGCACGCCCGCTCCCAATGACGTTGCCGCCCAGATCTTCACTCAGGGCGTGTTCGGGAATCTGGTCGCGCGTGTGACTTCTCACAACGAGGCGCTCGATGACGCGATCGCCTGGGCCGAAAACGAACTCGAAGGGTTTCTGCGCGGGTAA
- a CDS encoding thiamine pyrophosphate-binding protein, protein MTRMTGGRFVAETVHGYGITHAFFVPYIAPRALMEMEKLGIKRVQTHGEKAAAYMADAYARARRGPGLCMAQSVGAMNLAAGLQDPYLACSPVIAITGRERQVSQQRHAYQEVDHKGPFSAVTKYSATLSTPDQLPVYLPQAFRAATSGTPGPVHLDLEGLAGQFVIDAEAELDVMIDENFAQVPPFRPEADIDAVTAALEWLMQAERPVIVAGGGVTASDAAAELRALAEKLSIPVATSLNAKVMFPSDHPLALGVPGSYSRACANQALCEADLVFFIGSHAGGQVTNGYTIPPRGTPAIQLDINPAEIGRNYPVKVGLQGDVRDTIRRMLAHAEPVSPRRSWIGRVQELVDTWKQGVSALVASDNVPMRPERLCSELSELLPTDAILVSDTGHSGVWTGTMLDLKHPDQRYLRCAGSLGWGLPAAMGAKCAQPDRPVVCFTGDGGIWYHIGELDTARKSGIHTVTVVNNNHSLNQEKNGVEGVYGGRTEGSDELWLFPETDFAGIAGSMGCFGITVHKPGELQGALEQAFAAGKPALVDVKTDIDGIAPRAWVPPA, encoded by the coding sequence ATGACAAGAATGACCGGCGGCCGGTTTGTCGCAGAAACCGTTCACGGCTACGGCATTACCCATGCCTTTTTCGTCCCGTACATCGCGCCCAGAGCGTTGATGGAAATGGAAAAACTGGGCATCAAACGCGTCCAGACCCATGGCGAGAAGGCGGCCGCCTACATGGCTGACGCCTATGCCCGGGCGCGGCGCGGCCCCGGCCTCTGCATGGCGCAGTCTGTGGGCGCGATGAATCTTGCGGCCGGGCTGCAGGATCCCTACCTGGCCTGTTCACCGGTCATCGCGATCACGGGCCGGGAGCGCCAGGTCAGCCAGCAGCGCCACGCCTATCAGGAGGTCGATCACAAGGGTCCGTTTTCGGCGGTCACGAAGTACAGCGCCACGTTGTCAACGCCCGACCAATTGCCGGTCTACCTGCCGCAGGCGTTTCGCGCCGCCACTTCGGGCACTCCTGGGCCGGTTCACCTAGACCTGGAAGGTCTAGCCGGTCAGTTCGTGATCGACGCCGAAGCCGAACTTGACGTCATGATCGACGAGAACTTCGCGCAGGTGCCGCCGTTCCGGCCGGAGGCAGACATCGACGCGGTAACCGCGGCGCTCGAATGGCTGATGCAGGCGGAACGGCCGGTGATCGTGGCGGGCGGCGGCGTAACCGCATCGGATGCGGCCGCGGAACTGCGCGCGCTGGCCGAGAAGCTGTCGATCCCGGTGGCAACTTCGCTCAATGCCAAGGTCATGTTCCCGAGCGACCACCCACTCGCGCTGGGCGTCCCTGGATCCTATTCCCGTGCTTGTGCCAACCAGGCCCTGTGCGAGGCGGACCTGGTGTTTTTCATCGGCAGCCACGCCGGCGGCCAGGTCACGAACGGCTACACCATTCCGCCCCGAGGCACACCTGCCATTCAACTGGACATCAATCCCGCCGAAATCGGCCGCAACTATCCGGTCAAGGTCGGGCTGCAGGGAGATGTGCGCGACACGATCCGTCGCATGCTTGCGCATGCCGAGCCGGTTTCCCCGCGCCGGTCCTGGATCGGCCGCGTACAGGAACTGGTCGATACCTGGAAGCAGGGTGTCAGCGCACTGGTGGCTTCCGACAATGTTCCCATGCGTCCCGAGCGCTTGTGCTCGGAACTCTCCGAGCTGCTTCCCACCGACGCCATTCTGGTTTCGGACACTGGGCATTCCGGCGTCTGGACCGGCACCATGCTCGACCTGAAGCATCCCGATCAGCGCTACCTGCGCTGCGCCGGGTCGCTGGGTTGGGGGCTGCCGGCAGCGATGGGTGCCAAATGCGCACAACCGGATCGCCCGGTGGTGTGCTTCACCGGTGACGGTGGCATCTGGTACCACATCGGGGAACTGGATACGGCCCGCAAATCCGGGATCCACACCGTGACCGTCGTCAACAACAACCATTCACTCAATCAGGAGAAGAATGGCGTCGAGGGGGTTTACGGAGGGCGAACAGAGGGCTCCGATGAACTCTGGCTGTTCCCCGAGACGGATTTCGCGGGAATTGCCGGTTCGATGGGCTGCTTCGGCATCACGGTCCACAAGCCAGGGGAGCTGCAAGGCGCACTCGAGCAGGCGTTCGCTGCCGGGAAACCGGCGTTGGTGGACGTAAAGACCGACATCGACGGAATCGCACCGCGGGCCTGGGTGCCGCCGGCCTAG
- a CDS encoding 3-hydroxyacyl-CoA dehydrogenase NAD-binding domain-containing protein, whose translation MNLPDPATVNRVACVGAGTIGAGWAALFLSQGLAVTASDPAEGAEDRLRALVARAWPSLKRLGLAAGADPSRLMFDADLGTALDGAQFVQESAPDHQDLKVALIEQIERNLPDDVVIASSSSTFLPSVLARQSRVPARVIVGHPFTPSYLMPLVEVVGGDATPGAVLDWAMAFYRRVGKRPLRLRREIERYISNRLQSVVRREIDSLVEAGICDYHQADEALVYGPGMRWAFMGPMLGMHFTGGEGGIRGNIAHFGWSGPAALKEMAVAAVDEMTGGRDANTLERWRDENLIALLKALKPLDTGT comes from the coding sequence ATGAACCTGCCAGATCCAGCGACCGTCAACCGCGTGGCATGCGTTGGCGCCGGGACCATCGGCGCCGGCTGGGCGGCCCTGTTCCTGAGCCAAGGGCTGGCCGTTACTGCAAGCGACCCGGCAGAGGGCGCGGAGGACCGCCTGCGGGCGCTGGTGGCACGGGCCTGGCCAAGTTTGAAGCGTTTGGGGCTGGCCGCCGGCGCGGACCCGTCCCGCCTGATGTTTGATGCGGACCTCGGAACCGCGCTCGATGGCGCCCAATTCGTCCAGGAGTCGGCACCTGATCACCAAGATCTGAAAGTCGCGCTGATCGAACAGATCGAACGAAATCTGCCCGACGATGTGGTCATCGCAAGTTCGTCATCGACGTTCTTGCCGAGTGTCTTGGCCAGGCAAAGTCGGGTGCCGGCGCGCGTCATCGTGGGGCATCCGTTCACGCCGTCCTACCTGATGCCGCTGGTCGAGGTCGTGGGCGGAGATGCCACCCCGGGAGCTGTGCTGGATTGGGCCATGGCCTTCTATCGCCGCGTCGGGAAACGTCCGCTCCGGCTGCGGCGGGAAATCGAGCGTTACATCTCCAACCGGCTGCAATCCGTCGTGCGGCGGGAGATTGATTCGCTGGTCGAGGCCGGCATCTGCGACTATCACCAAGCCGACGAGGCGCTGGTCTACGGCCCGGGGATGCGCTGGGCGTTCATGGGGCCAATGCTCGGCATGCACTTCACCGGCGGCGAAGGCGGCATCAGGGGCAACATCGCCCACTTCGGTTGGTCGGGGCCAGCCGCGCTGAAGGAGATGGCAGTTGCAGCGGTCGATGAGATGACGGGCGGGCGCGACGCCAACACCCTCGAACGATGGCGCGATGAGAATCTGATCGCGTTGCTGAAAGCACTGAAACCCCTCGACACCGGCACGTAG
- a CDS encoding SDR family oxidoreductase: protein MAEKRLNGKVALVTGAGSRGSLTGTGEATAILFARHGAEVLLADVDQGRARVTERQIADEGGNASVFEADVTDGAACRALIDACTDRYGRIDILVNNVGALGPGKVTDIEDEVWSRALDGNLKSAALVSKFAVPQMAANGGGSIIHVSSIDGLRAGASHNVPYSVAKGGLVTLTKAMAVHHGRDNIRVNCIAPGHIHAPFVASMTEEQLELRRRAGPLGITGDAWDVAWASVFLASDEARWISGVILPIDAGLLAATPLAVIDYLI, encoded by the coding sequence ATGGCCGAGAAACGCCTCAACGGCAAGGTGGCATTGGTTACCGGTGCCGGATCACGCGGGTCACTTACCGGCACTGGGGAGGCGACCGCGATTCTCTTTGCCCGTCACGGCGCCGAGGTCCTGCTCGCCGACGTGGACCAGGGTCGTGCCCGCGTGACCGAACGTCAGATCGCTGACGAAGGCGGCAACGCTTCGGTATTCGAAGCGGACGTTACTGACGGAGCAGCCTGCAGGGCCTTGATCGACGCCTGCACCGACCGGTACGGCCGTATCGACATTCTGGTCAACAACGTGGGTGCGCTGGGGCCGGGGAAGGTCACGGACATCGAGGACGAGGTCTGGTCCCGCGCCCTCGACGGAAATCTCAAGTCTGCTGCCCTAGTGTCGAAGTTCGCGGTCCCACAGATGGCAGCCAACGGCGGCGGCTCCATCATCCACGTCTCATCGATCGACGGTTTGCGCGCCGGCGCGTCGCACAATGTCCCCTACTCGGTTGCAAAAGGTGGTCTGGTCACGCTGACCAAGGCGATGGCGGTCCATCACGGCCGCGACAACATCCGTGTCAACTGCATCGCACCGGGGCACATCCACGCGCCGTTCGTGGCCTCCATGACTGAGGAGCAGCTGGAGTTGCGGCGGAGAGCAGGTCCGCTGGGGATCACGGGCGACGCCTGGGATGTCGCGTGGGCGTCAGTGTTTCTGGCAAGCGACGAGGCGCGCTGGATTTCAGGTGTCATCCTGCCCATTGATGCCGGGCTGTTGGCAGCAACGCCGCTGGCAGTAATCGACTACCTGATCTGA
- a CDS encoding SDR family oxidoreductase has protein sequence MYDLTGKVALVTGAGGEQGMGRAIARRMAQAGADVGINDIVPRRGGSADWAGLPDVEREIEAIGRRVLSVVGDVSSASDVEVMVSRVLDHFGHLDILVNNAGAIAGRDRVPVVDLDEAEWDRVQNVNAKGTFLCSRAAARALIAQGTGGRIINLSSVSGKRGVARFAAYCASKFAVRGFTQALAQELGPHNITVNAICPGYVETERVAEIAAALAPEGVTAEEHHLAMKTRTEANTPLGRVGNAEDVARVATFLASADAEFLTGLSVTVAGGAVME, from the coding sequence ATGTACGACTTGACGGGCAAGGTCGCGCTGGTAACGGGGGCGGGCGGAGAACAGGGGATGGGACGTGCCATTGCCCGGCGCATGGCGCAGGCCGGCGCGGATGTCGGCATCAACGACATCGTCCCGCGACGTGGAGGTTCAGCGGACTGGGCGGGCCTGCCGGACGTTGAGCGGGAAATCGAAGCCATCGGCCGGCGAGTGCTAAGTGTCGTCGGTGATGTATCAAGTGCCAGTGATGTCGAGGTGATGGTGAGCCGGGTACTCGATCATTTCGGCCATCTCGACATACTCGTCAACAATGCTGGAGCGATCGCCGGTCGCGATCGCGTGCCCGTGGTCGACCTCGACGAAGCCGAATGGGACCGGGTGCAGAACGTCAACGCCAAGGGGACGTTCCTTTGTTCTCGCGCCGCGGCGCGGGCTCTCATCGCCCAGGGGACCGGCGGCCGAATCATCAATCTGTCTTCGGTTTCGGGCAAACGCGGCGTGGCCCGGTTCGCCGCTTACTGCGCATCCAAGTTCGCGGTTCGCGGGTTCACTCAGGCACTAGCACAGGAGCTCGGGCCTCACAACATCACGGTGAATGCCATTTGCCCGGGCTACGTCGAAACTGAACGAGTCGCAGAAATTGCCGCGGCGCTGGCCCCCGAAGGAGTCACGGCCGAGGAGCATCATCTGGCCATGAAGACCCGGACCGAAGCAAACACCCCGCTCGGGCGTGTTGGCAATGCCGAGGACGTAGCCCGGGTCGCCACGTTTCTGGCGTCAGCCGACGCGGAATTCCTGACCGGTCTGTCGGTCACGGTCGCCGGCGGCGCGGTGATGGAATGA